A DNA window from Ipomoea triloba cultivar NCNSP0323 chromosome 10, ASM357664v1 contains the following coding sequences:
- the LOC116032835 gene encoding protein BCCIP homolog, with protein sequence MPHKLTRHRRLLRYKPFGFSPFARSIAQLASYNKVKRKIYNGLQEKNFPSSSGNGVLNHTQGGKNQHSDSSDDEFEGTLQADFEFFDPKPDDFHGVKVLLQTYLNNKQWDLSGFVDLILGQPTVGTVVKIANDEDEGIYSVISALNLGRYKNSKCIMELKKFLLSACQDNNVQANLSSLLEEQSNDVGLLVSQRVVNLPPQLLPPLYDGLFDEISWATEDEPTEELRKSFCFKFYLVVSKIYKHKNADKKTLPSKSGDEAIIYVKPEEEILHELSSWSFTFPMHSQPVRTDELKDYRMTGLVMAVEASKISKFRKQLNSLIDNS encoded by the exons atGCCTCATAAACTCACAAGGCATCGTCGATTGTTAAGATATAAACCTTTTGGTTTCTCTCCATTTGCTCGATCTATAGCCCAACTTGCCTCATATAACAAGGTCAAGCGCAAGATTTACAATGGACTACAGGAAAAAAATTTTCCCAGCTCATCAG GTAATGGGGTTCTAAATCACACCCAAGGAGGCAAAAATCAGCATTCTGATTCTTCTGATGATGAGTTTGAA ggCACTCTCCAAGCTGACTTTGAGTTCTTTGATCCCAAGCCTGATGACTTCCATGGAGTGAAGGTTCTCCTGCAGACGTACCTTAATAATAAACAGTGGGATTTGAGTGGTTTTGTGGACTTAATCTTGGGACAACCCACAGTAGGGACTGTTGTTAAGATAGCGAATGACGAAGATGAAGGAATTTACTCTGTTATCAGTGCTCTTAACTTGGGAAGATATAAG AACAGTAAGTGCATAATGGAGCTCAAGAAATTCCTGCTCAGTGCATGCCAAGATAATAATGTACAAGCTAACTTGAGCTCGCTGCTTGAAGAGCAATCCAATGACGTTGGATTGTTAGTCTCCCAACGCGTAGTAAATCTTCCTCCACAGCTTTTGCCTCCCCTTTATGACGGCCTCTTTGATGAAATCTCATGGGCTACAGAAGATGAG CCCACAGAAGAGCTTCGAAAATCTTTTTGCTTCAAGTTTTATCTAGTGGTCAGTAAAATTTACAAG CATAAAAATGCAGACAAAAAAACTTTACCAAGTAAAAGCGGTGATGAAGCTATAATATATGTTAAGCCTGAGGAAGAAATACTTCATGAG CTAAGCTCTTGGTCCTTCACTTTCCCTATGCACTCTCAGCCAGTCAGAACTGATGAG CTCAAAGATTACCGGATGACTGGTTTGGTCATGGCAGTGGAAGCAAGCAAAATATCCAAATTCCGAAAACAGTTAAACTCTTTAATAGATAATTCATGA